The following are from one region of the Anolis carolinensis isolate JA03-04 unplaced genomic scaffold, rAnoCar3.1.pri scaffold_15, whole genome shotgun sequence genome:
- the fbxo42 gene encoding LOW QUALITY PROTEIN: F-box only protein 42 (The sequence of the model RefSeq protein was modified relative to this genomic sequence to represent the inferred CDS: deleted 1 base in 1 codon) codes for MASPASDSEEESFMAVDPQEAASVAAAHGGGRSLAPEEEEEEEERGAPTERGPGVVAGRPPPPPRSMEELPEEVLEYILSFLSPYQEHKTAALVCKQWYRLIKGVAHQCYHGFIKAVQEGNIQWESRTYPYPGTPITQRFSHSACYYDANQSMYVFGGCTQSSCNAAFNDLWRLDLNSKEWIRPLASGSYPSPKAGATLVVYKDLLVLFGGWTRPSPYPLHQPERFFDEIHTYSPSKNWWNCVVTTHGPPPMAGHSACVVRDKMVVFGGSLGSRQMSNDVWVLDLELWAWSKPNIAGPSPHPRGGQSQIVIDDETILVLGGCGGPNALFKDAWLLHMTPDAPWTWQPLKVENEEQGAPELWCHPACRVGQCVVVFSQAPSGRAPLSPSLNSRPSPISATPPPLGPEGREFRSQSPVRAAVAAAAADEAPCVNGRWGTLRPRAQRQTPAGSREGSLSPAREDASSPLANGSGPPASLDSPVQAEGGEAKAAAAVAASVAPRRGSLPEQKELRLAVAELGWAQEEEEPPEEEPPPPPPGRTVANGTHAPSGPVSPGSLRRSLEAVKALAGGGALGPPLGPPPSSSSSSSPGSPPDPAPAPRPGSAQGDGHALAPLARRLGHHPPQSLNVGKALYQSLNCKPMQMYVLDVRGAKGRGRVQWKAFNGNGGPSAAPSASSSSAVVGPPETSLHTVVQGRGEVIIFGGLMDKKQNVKYYPKTNALYFVRAKR; via the exons ATGGCCAGCCCGGCCTCCGACAGCGAGGAGGAGAGCTTCATGGCGGTGGATCCCCAGGAGGCAGCGTCGGTGGCGGCAGCACATGGCGGAGGAAGGAGCCTGGCcccggaagaggaggaggaggaggaggagcgggggGCTCCCACAGAGAGGGGTCCCGGGGTGGTAGCGGGCCGCCCCCCGCCGCCCCCGCGCTCCATGGAGGAGCTCCCCGAAGAGGTGCTGGAGTACATCCTCTCCTTCCTGTCCCCGTACCAGGAGCACAAGACGGCCGCCCTGGTCTGCAAGCAGTGGTACCGACTCATCAAAG gCGTGGCCCACCAGTGCTACCACGGCTTCATCAAGGCGGTCCAGGAAGGGAACATCCAGTGGGAGAGTCGCACCTATCCCTACCCTGGGACC CCCATCACCCAGCGCTTCTCCCACA gTGCATGTTACTACGACGCCAACCAGTCGATGTACGTCTTTGGGGGCTGCACCCAGAGCAGCTGCAACGCCGCCTTCAACGATCTCTGGAGGCTGGACCTGAACAGCAAGGAGTGGATCCGGCCCCTGGCCTCCG GCTCCTACCCCTCCCCGAAGGCGGGGGCCACGCTGGTGGTCTACAAGGACCTGCTGGTGCTCTTTGGGGGCTGGACGCGGCCGAGCCCCTACCCGCTGCACCAGCCGGAGCGCTTCTTCGACGAGATCCACACCTACTCGCCCTCCAAGAACTG GTGGAACTGTGTGGTGACCACCCACGGCCCCCCTCCCATGGCCGGCCACTCCGCCTGTGTCGTCCGAGACAAGATGGTCGTCTTCGGGGGATCCCTCGGCTCCCGGCAAAT GAGCAACGACGTCTGGGTGCTGGACCTCGAACTCTGGGCCTGGTCCAAGCCAAATATCGCGGGACCCAGCCCCCACCCGCGAGGGGGACAGTCCCAG ATTGTCATAGACGATGAAACCATCCTGGTCCTTGGGGGCTGCGGGGGCCCGAATGCG CTCTTCAAGGACGCCTGGCTGCTGCACATGACGCCGGACGCGCCCTGGACCTGGCAGCCCCTCAAGGTGGAGAACGAGGAGCAGGGGGCCCCGGAGCTGTGGTGCCACCCGGCCTGCAGG GTGGGGCAGTGCGTGGTGGTCTTCAGCCAGGCCCCCAGCGGGAGGGCCCCGCTCAGCCCCAGCCTCAACTCGCGCCCCTCGCCCATCAGCGCCACCCCTCCCCCGCTGGGACCCGAGGGCCGCGAGTTCCGCTCCCAGTCTCCGGTTCGGGCGgcagtggcggcggcggcggcggacgAGGCTCCTTGCGTGAACGGCCGGTGGGGCACGCTGAGGCCCAGAGCGCAGCGGCAGACGCCCGCCGGGTCCCGGGAGGGCAGCCTCTCCCCCGCCCGGGAGGACGCCTCCTCGCCCCTGGCCAACGGCAGCGGACCCCCCGCCTCGCTGGACAGCCCCGTGCAGGCGGAGGGAGGCGAGGCCAAAgcggcggcggcggtggcggcaTCGGTAGCGCCTCGGCGGGGGTCCCTCCCGGAGCAGAAGGAGCTGCGTCTGGCGGTGGCCGAGCTGGgctgggcgcaggaggaggaggagccgccCGAGGAGGAGCCGCCACCCCCGCCGCCGGGCCGGACAGTGGCCAACGGGACCCACGCGCCCTCGGGGCCCGTCTCGCCGGGCAGCCTGCGCCGCAGCCTGGAGGCCGTGAAGGCCCTGGCCGGAGGGGGGGCCCTGGGGCCGCCGCTGGGgccgcccccctcctcctcctcctcctcctcgcccggGTCGCCCCCCGACCCCGCCCCGGCCCCCCGCCCCGGCTCGGCCCAAGGGGACGGCCACGCCCTGGCGCCCCTGGCCCGCCGGCTGGGCCACCACCCGCCCCAGTCGCTCAACGTGGGCAAGGCgctctaccagagcctgaactgCAAGCCCATGCAGATGTACGTGCTGGACGTGCGGGGCGCCAAGGGCCGGGGCCGCGTCCAGTGGAAGGCCTTCAACGGCAACGGGGGCCCCTCCGCCgccccctccgcctcctcctcctccgcggtGGTGGGCCCCCCCGAGACCAGCCTCCACACCGTGGTCCAGGGCCGCGGGGAGGTCATCATCTTCGGGGGCCTCATGGACAAGAAGCAGAACGTCAAGTACTACCCCAAGACCAACGCCTTGTACTTCGTCCGGGCCAAGAGATGA
- the cplane2 gene encoding ciliogenesis and planar polarity effector 2 isoform X1, whose translation MTVAPGSVVVADWHRTQEGKEYLGSLLLRHHRRAFGLLERPVLPPQAAVDVVGYKVFVSGRSGVGKTALVAQVSGAEVPSAHQETPGIQTTTVFWPAKLRESGRALFFRFSFWDCGEAALKRFDHILPSCLEKADAVLLLFSFADRASFEDLPRQANRVAAAAAASQSSGRAPLQMVVGTKSPGRLCVHMYPSLTFPSSRFDQFAHSDMTEGDLSALGHSVLRVKSLAGRRAGLSEVAPLLNGLAEHLWRQDQADAGLLPLDTE comes from the exons ATGACGGTGGCCCCGGGGTCCGTGGTGGTCGCCGACTGGCACCGGACCCAGGAGGGCAAGGAGTACCTGGGGAGCCTCCTGCTCCGCCACCACCGCCGGGCCTTTG GGCTGCTGGAGAGGCCGGTGCTCCCCCCTCAGGCAGCTGTGGACGTGGTGGGCTACAAGGTCTTTGTCTCGGGGCGCAGCGGCGTGGGCAAGACAGCGCTGGTGGCCCAAGTGTCCGGGGCGGAGGTGCCCTCTGCGCATCAGGAGACCCCAG GGATCCAGACGACCACGGTCTTCTGGCCGGCGAAGCTACGAGAGAGCGGCCGGGCCCTCTTTTTCCGCTTCTCCTTCTGGGATTGCGGGGAAGCCGCCCTCAAGAGGTTTGACCACATCCTGCCG TCCTGCTTGGAGAAGGCCGACGCCGTGCTGCTCCTCTTCTCCTTCGCGGACCGCGCTTCCTTCGAGGACCTCCCCAGACAAGCTAACCGGGTGGCCGCAGCGGCCGCGGCATCACAAAGCTCCGGAAGGGCCCCGCTCCAGATGGTGGTCGGCACCAA GAGCCCCGGACGTCTCTGTGTTCACATGTACCCTTCCTTGACCTTTCCTTCCTCCCGGTTTGACCAGTTTGCCCACTCGGACATGACGGAAGGGGACCTGTCGGCCTTGGGCCACTCCGTCCTGCGGGTCAAGAGCCTGGCCGGGCGCCGGGCCGGACTCTCGGAAGTGGCGCCCCTCCTCAACGGCCTGGCGGAGCATCTCTGGCGCCAGGACCAGGCCGACGCCGGactccttcctctggacacagAGTGA
- the cplane2 gene encoding ciliogenesis and planar polarity effector 2 isoform X2 produces the protein MTVAPGSVVVADWHRTQEGKEYLGSLLLRHHRRAFGLLERPVLPPQAAVDVVGYKVFVSGRSGVGKTALVAQVSGAEVPSAHQETPGIQTTTVFWPAKLRESGRALFFRFSFWDCGEAALKRFDHILPSCLEKADAVLLLFSFADRASFEDLPRQANRVAAAAAASQSSGRAPLQMVVGTKFDQFAHSDMTEGDLSALGHSVLRVKSLAGRRAGLSEVAPLLNGLAEHLWRQDQADAGLLPLDTE, from the exons ATGACGGTGGCCCCGGGGTCCGTGGTGGTCGCCGACTGGCACCGGACCCAGGAGGGCAAGGAGTACCTGGGGAGCCTCCTGCTCCGCCACCACCGCCGGGCCTTTG GGCTGCTGGAGAGGCCGGTGCTCCCCCCTCAGGCAGCTGTGGACGTGGTGGGCTACAAGGTCTTTGTCTCGGGGCGCAGCGGCGTGGGCAAGACAGCGCTGGTGGCCCAAGTGTCCGGGGCGGAGGTGCCCTCTGCGCATCAGGAGACCCCAG GGATCCAGACGACCACGGTCTTCTGGCCGGCGAAGCTACGAGAGAGCGGCCGGGCCCTCTTTTTCCGCTTCTCCTTCTGGGATTGCGGGGAAGCCGCCCTCAAGAGGTTTGACCACATCCTGCCG TCCTGCTTGGAGAAGGCCGACGCCGTGCTGCTCCTCTTCTCCTTCGCGGACCGCGCTTCCTTCGAGGACCTCCCCAGACAAGCTAACCGGGTGGCCGCAGCGGCCGCGGCATCACAAAGCTCCGGAAGGGCCCCGCTCCAGATGGTGGTCGGCACCAA GTTTGACCAGTTTGCCCACTCGGACATGACGGAAGGGGACCTGTCGGCCTTGGGCCACTCCGTCCTGCGGGTCAAGAGCCTGGCCGGGCGCCGGGCCGGACTCTCGGAAGTGGCGCCCCTCCTCAACGGCCTGGCGGAGCATCTCTGGCGCCAGGACCAGGCCGACGCCGGactccttcctctggacacagAGTGA
- the cplane2 gene encoding ciliogenesis and planar polarity effector 2 isoform X3, which translates to MAGILRGCEVCWELGLLERPVLPPQAAVDVVGYKVFVSGRSGVGKTALVAQVSGAEVPSAHQETPGIQTTTVFWPAKLRESGRALFFRFSFWDCGEAALKRFDHILPSCLEKADAVLLLFSFADRASFEDLPRQANRVAAAAAASQSSGRAPLQMVVGTKSPGRLCVHMYPSLTFPSSRFDQFAHSDMTEGDLSALGHSVLRVKSLAGRRAGLSEVAPLLNGLAEHLWRQDQADAGLLPLDTE; encoded by the exons atggcaggcatcctcagaggttgtgaggtctgttgggaactag GGCTGCTGGAGAGGCCGGTGCTCCCCCCTCAGGCAGCTGTGGACGTGGTGGGCTACAAGGTCTTTGTCTCGGGGCGCAGCGGCGTGGGCAAGACAGCGCTGGTGGCCCAAGTGTCCGGGGCGGAGGTGCCCTCTGCGCATCAGGAGACCCCAG GGATCCAGACGACCACGGTCTTCTGGCCGGCGAAGCTACGAGAGAGCGGCCGGGCCCTCTTTTTCCGCTTCTCCTTCTGGGATTGCGGGGAAGCCGCCCTCAAGAGGTTTGACCACATCCTGCCG TCCTGCTTGGAGAAGGCCGACGCCGTGCTGCTCCTCTTCTCCTTCGCGGACCGCGCTTCCTTCGAGGACCTCCCCAGACAAGCTAACCGGGTGGCCGCAGCGGCCGCGGCATCACAAAGCTCCGGAAGGGCCCCGCTCCAGATGGTGGTCGGCACCAA GAGCCCCGGACGTCTCTGTGTTCACATGTACCCTTCCTTGACCTTTCCTTCCTCCCGGTTTGACCAGTTTGCCCACTCGGACATGACGGAAGGGGACCTGTCGGCCTTGGGCCACTCCGTCCTGCGGGTCAAGAGCCTGGCCGGGCGCCGGGCCGGACTCTCGGAAGTGGCGCCCCTCCTCAACGGCCTGGCGGAGCATCTCTGGCGCCAGGACCAGGCCGACGCCGGactccttcctctggacacagAGTGA